The nucleotide sequence CGAGAAGAACGAATGGATATAACCGTTGCTGCTCTCCCAACACAACGATGCGTGCGTCCTCACAGACGCACGCATAGTCGATGGGATCAACTCTCTTTTATATTTTCACACATTTATTATTTCTTGCCACGGCCAACTTCCTCGAATTCGGCATCTACTACATCGCCATCCCCTCCCCTGCCGCCGCCAGCCTCGTAGCCGCTCGGTCCATGACCACCACCGGGGCCACCAGGACCGCCAGGACCACCGAAACCACCAGGGCCTCCGAAACCACCCGGACCACCGGGACCACCGGCACCGCCACCGGATTGGGCGTAGATCTGCTCGGCCATCTTACCCGCCGCCTCGGAGAGGATACGTGCCTTGGCCTCAATGACACCCTTATCTTCGCTCTTAAGCACTTGCTCCAGGTCGCGTATCGCCGCCTCGATGCTGGCGCGCTCCGTCCCGCTCACCTTCTCGCCCAGGTCAGAGAGAGACTTCTTGGTGGCATGGACCAAGGCATCGGCTTGGTTGCGAGTATTGATCAATTCCTGGAACTTGCGATCCTCAGCGGCGTGAGCCTCCGCATCCTTAACCATGCGGCTGATCTCATCCTCGGAGAGTCCGCTGGAGGCACGGATAACAATTGATTGCTCGCGGCTGGTGGCCTTGTCTTTGGCGGAAACATTGAGGATACCGTTGGCATCGATATCGAAGGTAACCTCGATCTGCGGTACCCCACGCGGTGCGGGGGGAATACCACTTAGGTCGAAGCGGCCGAGCGACTTGTTGGCCCCGGCCATCTGACGTTCGCCTTGGAGGACGTGGACCGTCACTGCAGTCTGACCATCTTCTGCTGTGGAGAAGACTTGGTTGGCACGGGTCGGGATGGTGGTGTTCTTATCGATCAGCTTGGTCATGACACCGCCCAGCGTCTCGATCCCCAGCGACAGCGGGGTCACGTCGAGTAACAAAACATCTTTAACTTCGCCACCCAACACACCTGCCTGGATAGCCGCCCCCACTGCTACCGCTTCGTCAGGGTTAACATCACGGCGTGGGTCACGACCAAAGATACGCTTGACCAGCTCTTGGACCTTAGGCATCCGGGTCTGACCGCCCACCAGGATAACTTCATCGATGGCTGAGGCTTGCAACCCCGCATCCTTGAGAGCGATACGGCATGGCTCCACGGTCTTCTCGACCAGGTCATCTACCAGAGATTCGAGTTTGGCCCGCGTCAGTTTGTAATTGAGATGCTTGGGACCGCTGGCGTCGGCGGTGATGTAGGGCAGATTGATATCGGTCTGCTGACTCGACGAAAGCTCGATCTTGGATTTCTCCGCTGCTTCCTTGAGACGTTGCAGGGCGAGAGGGTCACTACGCAGATTGATACCCGTCTCCCGCTGAAATTGCTCGACCAAGTGGTCAATGACGCGCTTGTCAAAATCCTCACCGCCCAGGAAGGTATCCCCGTTGGTGGAAAGCACCTCGAACTGGTGTTCACCTTCTACCTCAGCAATCTCGATGATGGACACGTCGAAGGTGCCGCCACCAAGGTCGTAAACCGCGATCTTGGAGTCACCGCGCTTCTTGTCCATGCCGTAGGCAAGTGCTGCAGCGGTGGGCTCGTTGATAATGCGTTTGACCTCAAGCCCAGCGATGCGCCCAGCCGCCTTAGTCGCCTGCCGCTGCGAATCGTTGAAGTAGGCCGGCACGGTGATGACCGCCTCGGTGACGGCCTCCCCTAGATAGTCCTCAGCGGTCTTCTTCATCTTCATCAAGACCCGCGCCGAAATCTCGGGCGGCGCCATTTTCTTACCGCTGACATCAATCCACGCGTCACCATTGTCAGCACGCGCAATGCCGTAGGGCACCATACCCATGTCACGCTTGACCACATCATCCTCAAAACGACGACCAATCAGACGCTTGATGGCAAATAGGGTGTTCTTGGGATTGGTCACAGCCTGACGCTTAGCACTCTGACCTACCAAGACCTCATCACCGCTAAAAGCGACGATGGAAGGGGTAGTACGGTCCCCCTCGCTGTTCTCAATGACCCTGGGCTTAGTACCCTCCATGACTGCTACACAGGAGTTGGTGGTTCCCAGGTCGATACCAATAATTTTTCCCATTTCTTTCTCCAGTTACGATGTGCGTCGGGGGTAAAAGTCCGCCGCTTGGGGGGTAGTTAGGTCGTTGTAGTTAGGTTGTAGAGAACTGCCACGTTCCACCGAAGGACAACTTCATTGAGAGTCGCTTCTAAATTACAATTGGTGAAAATAGAACAGGTTAATCGTTGGTTTGTGGTATGGGGGTGCCCACTACCTATTTCAAGCGGACTCACCCTTATTGAGCCTCACCCACCCCGCCACTCCCTGAGGGAGACGTGTTCTGCGAAACAATTACCAAGGCCGGACGGATGAGCCGTTCGTTGAGGATATAGCCCTTTTGGTACACCATTAGAACAGTATTGTGGGGTACAGCGGCATTCGGCTGAACGGTCATGGCCTGGTGCCACTCGGGATTGAAGCGTTCGTTGGTCGGGTTGATCTCACGGACACCAAATTTGGTCATGGCGCTGGCCAGCATCTTGAGGGTAAGTTCCATACCCTCACGTAGCTTGGCCACATCTGCGGAAGTCCCCTCGGGCACACTAGAGAGCCCAAGCTCCAGACTGTCCCTGACCGATAGCAACTCCGCAGAGAAACGCTCCAGGGCAAACTTATGGGCACTCTCTACGTCGCGCTCGGCCCGACGGCGCACGTTATCCATCTCGGCGCGGGCACGCAGTAGGTCGTTCCAGTGGGCATCCGCCTTGGCACGAAGCTCATCGTTCAACCGCCGCAACTCTGCGGTACTTAACTCCCACTTATTATTTTCTCCACCTCTTTCGTTCTCCCCCACTGTAGGGGAAGGAGTACCGGCACTCGCCGCTTCGACGGTCGCGGATGCAGGGTGTGGTTCCTGATCGTCGCGCAAGGTAGCACTCTGCTCTGTTTCCATAGGATCTCCAGACATGGCCGCCCCCCGCGATAGAGAGCAAAGAGCGGGGGGCGGGTCGACTAACGGTTAGGAATGCAGGGATGTGGGGACTCAAGCGTGGTGATTCAAGGCCGAGCCAAGAAGTGCCGCCGCCAGTTCAACGATGGGTAGTACCCGCTCGTAGGGCATACGAGTGGGACCGATGACCGCAACCACTCCCAAAATCTGACCATCGGCGGTATAGGGGGAGGCAACGACGCTGCACTGCTCCAGAAGATGGCAGCCCGACTCGGCCCCAATGAAGACCTGGGTCCCCTCCCCGGCCAGACATTGGTCCAACAGGTGGAGGATGTCGCGTTTACGACTAAACGCCTCAAAGAGTCGACGTAGCTCCTCTCGACCCTCAATATCCAGACAACCGAGCAGATTCTCCTCCCCCACCAACACATAGTCGTCAGGGGCAGGCGGGGCATCAAAGATTACCCTCCCCACGGCCATCAAGGCGCTGTCCATACACTGACGGTCTTCCTGCATCTCCCGTAACAGCCGCGCACGCACCGCTTCCAAGGTCTGACCGGCAAAGGTTTCGTTGAGATAACCAGCAGCCCGATCGAGTTCGGTGGTGGTATAGCCACGTTCGGTGTGGATAACGCGATTACGCACCTCGCGTTCATTCACCACCAGGATGACCAATACCCGCCGCTCGGACAGCGACAAGAAGGCTACTTGGCGCAGCACCATGGCATCCTGGCGCGGAACCATCACCAAACCCGCAAAACGGGTCAGCCCTGACAACAACGCCGAGGTGGAGGCCACTAATTCGCCAATGCTTTGATCAGGACCTAGATGACTACGCCAACGCTGCAATTCGCGCCCCTGAGGCGGTTGCAGAGTCATCAGGTGGTCCACAAAATAGCGATAGCCTAAAACGGTGGGCACACGTCCCGAGGAGGTATGACGCGAGGCCAACAATCCCATTTCTTCCAGGTCGGCCATAACGTTACGGATGGTTGCCGGACTCAACTCGGCCGCCAGATCCCGTGCCAGAATCCGCGATCCAACCGCCTTACCTTCGCGGATATAACGCTCCACCATCACCTTGAGCAGGTGACTGGCACGTTCATTGAGTACAATCTCGGTCACGATGGGGAGGTAACAACCTGAGCAGTAGCTTTGGGTGACGTGGAAAGTACCCAGGAGATGGGTTCGTGTCAAGGGTTAAACAGACACTTTTAGAAGGTTTATGCCTAACCACCGAATCAAGCTTTCCCGCGAATGGACCAGTCACGCACATACCGCCATAATCCTCCATGCGGGTGCAGCCGCTCCATGCTGACGGTATCGCCCCCCCAACCTTCAGTATCTCAGTACCTCAATCTAGATCCTTTCCATGGATACCCCCTCCAATACTCTGTTCCACAACATTGGGCTGCTTACCAGGTACGCCGATCCAGTGCTCCGTGAGACCATGGGTGCCTTGGTCGCCATCCTCAAGAATCGGGGATGTAACCTCTTTCTGGACGAGCGTGGTGCTCAGCTTACGGATTACCACGAGGCACAGACCAGCACCCTCCAAACCATTGGTGAGACCTGCGACCTAGTGATTGTGGTAGGTGGCGACGGGACACTGCTCAACGCTGCTCGTAGCTTGGCGAGCTACAACGTCCCCATACTCGGAGTAAATCTCGGACATCTAGGTTTTCTGGCGGATGTCCCCCCCCAAACCATGGAGGAAATCCTGAGCGCCGTCCTGATCGGCCACTACGAATCGGAAGAACGCCATCTATTACACGCGACCGTCTTACGAAACGGTGAGACTATTAGTGATAACGATGCGTTTAATGATGTTGTGATTCATCGCTGGAATGTGCCACGGATGATCGAATTTGAGGTCTATGTCAACAATCGTTTTGTCTACACCCAACGTGCCGACGGCCTCATCATTTCGACGACTACAGGCGCCACCGCCCACGCCCTATCTGCTGGCGGACCTCTCATCTATCCCTCCTTACCCGTCACCCTGATTGTCCCAATCTGCCCACACACGGTAAGTACCCGTCCATTAGTCATACCCAGCGAGGCTATCGTTGAAGTAGTAATAACAGATAGTAATTACGAACACGCTCAAATGACCTGCGATGGGCAGATTAATCTCGGCCTCACCTCTAGTGACCACGTCATCATCCGCAAACGCGATGGCCATGTTCGCTTAAT is from Gammaproteobacteria bacterium and encodes:
- the dnaK gene encoding chaperone protein DnaK, encoding MGKIIGIDLGTTNSCVAVMEGTKPRVIENSEGDRTTPSIVAFSGDEVLVGQSAKRQAVTNPKNTLFAIKRLIGRRFEDDVVKRDMGMVPYGIARADNGDAWIDVSGKKMAPPEISARVLMKMKKTAEDYLGEAVTEAVITVPAYFNDSQRQATKAAGRIAGLEVKRIINEPTAAALAYGMDKKRGDSKIAVYDLGGGTFDVSIIEIAEVEGEHQFEVLSTNGDTFLGGEDFDKRVIDHLVEQFQRETGINLRSDPLALQRLKEAAEKSKIELSSSQQTDINLPYITADASGPKHLNYKLTRAKLESLVDDLVEKTVEPCRIALKDAGLQASAIDEVILVGGQTRMPKVQELVKRIFGRDPRRDVNPDEAVAVGAAIQAGVLGGEVKDVLLLDVTPLSLGIETLGGVMTKLIDKNTTIPTRANQVFSTAEDGQTAVTVHVLQGERQMAGANKSLGRFDLSGIPPAPRGVPQIEVTFDIDANGILNVSAKDKATSREQSIVIRASSGLSEDEISRMVKDAEAHAAEDRKFQELINTRNQADALVHATKKSLSDLGEKVSGTERASIEAAIRDLEQVLKSEDKGVIEAKARILSEAAGKMAEQIYAQSGGGAGGPGGPGGFGGPGGFGGPGGPGGPGGGHGPSGYEAGGGRGGDGDVVDAEFEEVGRGKK
- the grpE gene encoding Protein GrpE, yielding METEQSATLRDDQEPHPASATVEAASAGTPSPTVGENERGGENNKWELSTAELRRLNDELRAKADAHWNDLLRARAEMDNVRRRAERDVESAHKFALERFSAELLSVRDSLELGLSSVPEGTSADVAKLREGMELTLKMLASAMTKFGVREINPTNERFNPEWHQAMTVQPNAAVPHNTVLMVYQKGYILNERLIRPALVIVSQNTSPSGSGGVGEAQ
- the hrcA gene encoding Heat-inducible transcription repressor HrcA, translating into MTEIVLNERASHLLKVMVERYIREGKAVGSRILARDLAAELSPATIRNVMADLEEMGLLASRHTSSGRVPTVLGYRYFVDHLMTLQPPQGRELQRWRSHLGPDQSIGELVASTSALLSGLTRFAGLVMVPRQDAMVLRQVAFLSLSERRVLVILVVNEREVRNRVIHTERGYTTTELDRAAGYLNETFAGQTLEAVRARLLREMQEDRQCMDSALMAVGRVIFDAPPAPDDYVLVGEENLLGCLDIEGREELRRLFEAFSRKRDILHLLDQCLAGEGTQVFIGAESGCHLLEQCSVVASPYTADGQILGVVAVIGPTRMPYERVLPIVELAAALLGSALNHHA
- the nadK gene encoding NAD kinase; the protein is MDTPSNTLFHNIGLLTRYADPVLRETMGALVAILKNRGCNLFLDERGAQLTDYHEAQTSTLQTIGETCDLVIVVGGDGTLLNAARSLASYNVPILGVNLGHLGFLADVPPQTMEEILSAVLIGHYESEERHLLHATVLRNGETISDNDAFNDVVIHRWNVPRMIEFEVYVNNRFVYTQRADGLIISTTTGATAHALSAGGPLIYPSLPVTLIVPICPHTVSTRPLVIPSEAIVEVVITDSNYEHAQMTCDGQINLGLTSSDHVIIRKRDGHVRLIHPEGYDYFRILREKLHWSKKITTSRGI